In a genomic window of Gossypium arboreum isolate Shixiya-1 chromosome 9, ASM2569848v2, whole genome shotgun sequence:
- the LOC108452219 gene encoding uncharacterized protein LOC108452219 produces the protein MASLNSLPFIAIFLVLHLSIAKSDILSPLFPPISDDVCKEVHCGKGKCKPSSNGSLPYTCECDIGWKQTAADHDDHPKFLPCIFPNCTLDTSCAAAPSPVQEKEAKANRSIFDICRWTNCGGGSCNKTSPFTYDCKCSEGYFNLLNVSVFPCYRECAIGLDCANLGITTSNKSTSATPSSSQNNANRAGSKLLENCQLVIILVLLLVMVV, from the exons ATGGCTTCTCTCAATTCCCTTCCCTTCATTGCAATCTTCCTTGTTCTTCATCTTAGCATTGCTAAATCCGACATTTTATCACCCCTTTTCCCACCTATCTCTG ATGATGTATGCAAAGAAGTGCATTGTGGAAAAGGAAAATGCAAGCCTTCATCAAATGGATCACTCCCTTATACTTGTGAATGCGATATTGGTTGGAAACAAACAGCTGCTGATCATGATGATCATCCCAAGTTTCTCCCTTGCATTTTTCCCAATT GTACGCTTGATACTTCTTGTGCAGCTGCTCCTTCTCCTGTGCAAGAAAAGGAAGCCAAAGCAAATCGATCTATTTTTGATA TCTGCCGTTGGACTAATTGCGGTGGTGGATCGTGCAACAAGACATCACCGTTTACGTATGATTGCAAATGTTCAGAGGGTTATTTTAATCTTCTTAATGTCTCTGTCTTCCCGTGCTACAGAGAAT GTGCGATCGGACTGGATTGTGCAAACCTTGGGATCACCACGTCGAATAAATCTACTTCCGCAACACCATCATCGTCCCAAAACAATGCGAATAGAG CTGGGTCGAAGCTGCTAGAGAATTGTCAATTGGTGATAATATTGGTATTGTTGCTGGTTATGGTAGTTTGA
- the LOC108451921 gene encoding VAN3-binding protein-like — translation MEKPVVEQWMPKAMTVPFRPREIVREPMEFLSRSWSVSALEVSRALSSSSSTQPVSSQQTCLKGSSSGNGVIKEDISGEIEDIGLVSSNPFTFASSETSQMVMERIMSQSQQEVSPRTSGRPSHSSEPLTGAQSCGSLTDSPPISPSEIDDVKQFCRAGNSVNTQFRTTSAVPATVAVPPTTSVAVGGGKTVGRWLKDRKEKKKEETRAHNAQLHAAISVAGVAAAVAAIVAGTAASSGARKDEQMAKTERAVASAATLVAAQCVEAAEAIGAEREHLASVISSAVNVRTAEDIMTLNAGAATALRGAAILKARALREVWNIAAVIPMEKSGGNGSNGSNNGGFSGELPPEENFLGICNRELLDKGCELLKRTRKGDLHWKIVSVYINRMNQVMLKMKSRHVAGTITKKKKNVVIEVIKDMPAWPGRHLLEGGENRRYFGLKTAMRGVVEFECKNQREHDVWTLGVLRLLSVAAEKNNRYRI, via the exons atggagaaACCCGTCGTCGAACAGTGGATGCCGAAGGCAATGACGGTACCGTTCCGGCCGCGGGAGATAGTACGTGAACCAATGGAGTTTTTATCACGTTCCTGGAGTGTTTCAGCTCTAGAAGTTTCAAGAGCTTTATCATCTTCATCGTCAACCCAACCCGTCAGTTCTCAACAAACGTGTTTAAAAGGCTCTTCGAGTGGTAACGGCGTTATAAAAGAAGACATTTCCGGCGAGATTGAAGACATTGGCTTAGTTTCAAGCAACCCTTTTACTTTTGCTTCTTCTGAAACTTCTCAAATGGTCATGGAAAGAATCATGTCACAGTCT CAACAAGAAGTATCTCCAAGAACTTCAGGGAGGCCATCTCATAGCAGTGAACCATTAACTGGTGCTCAAAGCTGTGGTTCATTAACTGATAGTCCCCCAATTTCACCTTCAGAGATTGATGATGTTAAG CAATTTTGCCGCGCCGGTAACTCTGTCAACACGCAGTTTCGTACAACCTCGGCTGTTCCGGCGACGGTGGCTGTCCCTCCTACGACTTCCGTGGCGGTTGGTGGTGGAAAGACGGTGGGACGATGGCTGAAGGAtaggaaagagaagaaaaaggaagaaacacGGGCTCATAACGCTCAGCTACACGCTGCTATTTCAGTTGCCGGGGTTGCGGCAGCTGTGGCAGCTATCGTGGCGGGGACGGCAGCTTCATCGGGTGCCAGGAAAGACGAACAGATGGCGAAGACGGAACGGGCGGTGGCATCAGCCGCCACCCTCGTTGCTGCACAGTGCGTCGAGGCGGCTGAAGCCATAGGAGCCGAACGTGAACATTTAGCCTCTGTAATCAGCTCCGCCGTCAATGTACGGACCGCCGAAGACATAATGACCTTAAACGCCGGTGCAGCAACAG CATTGAGAGGAGCAGCCATATTGAAAGCAAGGGCATTAAGGGAGGTATGGAACATAGCAGCTGTTATCCCTATGGAAAAAAGTGGTGGCAATGGCAGCAACGGCAGCAATAACGGCGGCTTTAGCGGTGAACTTCCCCCTGAAGAGAATTTCTTAGGGATTTGCAACAGAGAATTGCTTGATAAAGGTTGTGAACTTCTCAAACGCACTAGAAAAG GTGATCTTCATTGGAAGATAGTCTCTGTTTATATAAACAGAATGAACCAG GTTATGTTGAAGATGAAGAGTAGACATGTTGCTGGGACCattacaaaaaagaaaaaga ATGTTGTGATAGAAGTGATTAAAGATATGCCAGCATGGCCCGGTCGTCACTTGCTTGAAGGTGGAGAGAACCGGAGGTACTTTGGGTTGAAAACGGCAATGCGTGGGGTCGTTGAGTTCGAGTGCAAGAACCAAAGAGAGCATGATGTTTGGACTCTGGGTGTGTTAAGGCTACTCTCCGTAGCTGCTGAGAAGAACAATAGATATAGAATCTGA